The following proteins come from a genomic window of Brassica napus mitochondrial linear plasmid, complete sequence:
- the orf2 gene encoding hypothetical protein, whose translation MKNLNNILLLIRSYWKDHLPSKVLDDENQYLSKTEDEIFHLRLCNLIHVVHTRLNEDYDCYKLTSGEIYEILDLVYNKKYVIDNMKLVEKMSEEGKNDFCELEGEVYRLPSINNQIIRRFPVDLIVQSLPNVSYFSKDLVSPDIRYIDKGTNFIKSSFSDTVVITAFILVFIKSITEELTFFRKSCYLKYQTDDEFISFNETLDKWGGLNNFIVISLHKTIYSYSKSRVLEKVAPLVNSDHYLMSILNSLIYNQILDEEGKDYSYPIGSPLIPILDNVLSNIFLDDLDQKIEDQFPHIQYARYQHIMVLSKPTTDKEVFDNTLNQIFLDIQISPYYISNIDINQILPYFMEEQNCVSK comes from the coding sequence ATGAAAAATCTAAACAATATCTTACTTTTGATCCGTTCTTATTGGAAAGATCACTTGCCATCTAAGGTGTTAGATGATGAAAATCAGTATCTTAGTAAGACTGAAGATGAAATCTTTCATTTGAGGTTATGTAACCTAATACACGTTGTTCATACCAGGCTGAATGAGGATTATGATTGTTATAAATTAACATCAGGAGAAATATACGAAATTCTAGATTTAGTCTACAATAAGAAATACGTTATTGATAACATGAAATTAGTTGAAAAAATGTCCGAAGAGGGAAAGAATGATTTTTGTGAACTTGAAGGTGAAGTGTATAGACTGCCATCTATTAATAATCAAATTATTAGACGATTTCCCGTTGATTTGATTGTCCAATCATTACCAAATGTCTCTTATTTTTCAAAAGATCTAGTATCTCCCGATATTAGATATATAGATAAAGGAACAAACTTCATCAAGTCCTCATTTTCGGACACAGTTGTTATAACAGCATTCATTTTAGTTTTCATAAAATCTATAACAGAAGAGCTTACCTTTTTTAGGAAATCATGCTATTTGAAATATCAAACAGATGATGAATTTATTTCATTTAATGAGACACTTGACAAGTGGGGAGGATTAAATAATTTCATTGTTATTAGTCTTCATAAGACTATTTATAGTTATTCCAAATCTAGAGTATTAGAAAAAGTAGCACCTCTTGTGAACTCAGATCATTACTTGATGAGTATACTAAATAGTTTAATTTATAATCAAATATTAGATGAAGAGGGTAAGGATTATTCATATCCTATAGGATCTCCTTTGATCCCTATATTGGATAATGTTTTATCAAACATCTTTTTAGATGATCTAGATCAAAAAATAGAGGATCAATTCCCTCATATTCAATATGCTCGATATCAACATATCATGGTATTGAGTAAGCCAACTACTGATAAAGAAGTATTTGATAATACTTTGAATCAAATATTCTTAGATATCCAAATATCACCATATTATATATCTAATATAGATATTAACCAAATATTACCATATTTTATGGAAGAACAAAATTGTGTAAGTAAATAA